ACGAGGATCTGTTATGGGATATTTACGAGCAAGGCCACCAGCAACTGCAGCAAGCAGGCTTTGAGCAATACGAAGTCTCGGCCTACTGTAAAAATGGCGACCGCTCGCAACACAACCTCAATTACTGGCGCTTTGGCGATTACCTAGGCATTGGCTGTGGAGCGCACGGCAAAATAAGCGACCTGACACAACAGGCCATCGTAAGAACCGAAAAAGTTAAGCACCCTAAAGGTTATTTAGAACAAGAACGTGATTTCATGTTTAAACACTGGGCAGTGGAGCAAGCTGATTTAGCCTTTGAGTATTTCTTAAACCGCTTACGCTTATTCGAAGATATTCCCAAGGCAGAGTTTATTAACTTAACCGGTTTAGCGCTCAGCAAGCTTGAGTCATCACTTAAAGATGCTAAACAACAAGGTCTATTGGATGAACATGATCAGCATTGGGCTGTCACAAAAAAAGGCCGTTTATTTCTAAACGACCTTCTCAATTGCTTTACCGATTAAGCTGGCGACTAAGACTCGCGTGCGAAAATCAAATCCCATACACCGTGGCCTAAGCGATGGCCGCGGTTTTCAAATTTAGTTAATGGTCGCCATTCAGGACGCGGCACGTAGTCATTAGTCTCTGAGGTATTGCTATAACCCGGTGCTGCTTGCATCACTTCTAACATGTGCTCCGCGTAGTTTTCCCAGTCTGTCGCCATGTGGAATACGCCACCAATTTTTAGCTTTTTACGCAGCACTTCAACAAACTCAAGTTGCACGATACGGCGTTTGTGGTGACGCGCTTTATGCCATGGGTCAGGGAAAAATAACTGGACGGTATCTAAACTGCCATCTGGAATACTGTCATTTAATATTTCTACTGCGTCGTGCTCAAAAACACGTAAATTGGTAATGCCCGCTTCAACAGCATCTGCCATGCAAGCGCCAACACCAGGGCGGTGTACTTCAATGCCAATAAAGTTGGTTTCTGGGGCAGCAGTGGCCATTTCTACTAAAGAAGCACCCATGCCAAAGCCAATTTCTAATACCGTTTTAGCTTCGCGACCAAATACTTCTGCCAGTGAGTAGTTGTTGGCTTGATGGTCTAGACCCATTTGCGGCCAAAACTCTGTTAATGCCTTTTCTTGACGTTTAGTTAAACGGCCTTCGCGCTTAACAAAGCTGCGAATTTTACGTAGGCGTTTATCTTCAACTTGCTCTTGAGAAGCCTCAGGTGCTTGGTTTTGGTCTTGCTCGCTCATGATATTTCCAGACTAGATATTGCAGGGACATTCTAAATGTAGAACAGGGCTGGCATTATCCAAAGTTCTCGCCGTTGTGCAAGCTTTGTGCGCCAAAGCTGGCAATGTTTTACTAAGGTTATCCGCTTTAAACACTACTCACTTACCCGCTGGGTAATGGCTCAAGCTATTGCCATTAAGCCAATCAACTTCTGGCCTTATTGGTCTAGAGTAATAGCTACCACTGTAATTAGGGCAAACATTGGCTAAAACCGACTCCTCGCAATCTAAACCAAAAGTGCTCACAACAAGGAGATATTTCTAACATATCCCGCCTAGACTACTAACCTATAATAAAAAACATAATCATGTTTACGCCGAAACAGTAGGAGTAATATCCTGAAGAACTTAGCTATTTCCAAACGAGCAGGCTTTACTCTTATCGAGCTAGTATTGGTTATTGTGATTTTGGCTGTATTAAGCGTAGTCGCCTTACCTAAGTTCATCAGCTTGAGATTAGATAGCAAAGCAGCCACCCTCGAAGCCGTTGGCGGCGCGATGAGAGAGGGCTTACACTTAGTCTACAGTGAAGCGGCCTTACAAAATCAAATTAGTGGTAACGGTGAGATTGACTATTTGGGTGTTCAGCTTCCGGTTTACCAAGGTTATCCGGCGGTGGACGGCGGTAACAGTTTTCAACAACTTAACCAGCAAGTGCAAGCATGGTTAGACATAGATTCCGTAGCCTTACCCACCATTATTGCCAACAATGACGCCGCGCCATTTTTTGTTGATAAGTCAACGGCGCTAAATCGGATTTACATCTTTTTTTCAGACGATTTAGCCGATAAAAGTGTATCCTTTAACTGTCATGTCTTATACACCAATCAAGAGAATGGCAATGGCCCAAGCGTTACCGTTAAAACCACTGATTGTTGAAGCAACAACTTTACTGGCATGACTTCAACAATAGACAAAATAGGAAGATGAAATGGCGAGCAAGCCCAAATCTCGGCTATATAATGACCAAGAATTTCATGACGGAGATGCTCCGCTATACAGCGGAGATGGCTACAGCTTTAAGCAAGCGCAGGCTATGGCCACGGTGGTTTATCAACCCGCTCACCTTAACCCACAAGCTCCCGCTGGCATGGCTGGACAAGGTCGTTTAGATGGCACTTGGATTTACAGCGAAGAGCCCGATAAAGCCGAAGGCATACTCGCTAGTGGTATAGAGTTAGTGATGGACTCAAGCCTAGAGGCCAATGGCAGCATAGGTTTGCACGAACATAGCCACACCGAAGAGCTTTACTATCTGCTCAGTGGCGAACTCATCATTACCGTGATAGAAGGTGAACAACAGCAAACTCAGCAACTGAAAGTTGGTGATTCTCACTGTATTCACCCCGGCCAAAGTCACTTTGTGCAAGCTGGATCTACTGGCGCTCGTTTTATTGTGGTTGCCGCCACAGTTAACAATTAGGACATCGTAATTTGCCTTCGAACAACACGCCCACTGCCATTAACAGTGCAGCGATTATTGGCTGTAACTGGGGCTTAGTGCACTTAAATGCCTTGCAGCAAAGCCAAGTTGAGCTTAAAGCCCTACTTGATTTAGACATAAACAAAGCCCAGCACCTAGCTAAGCAACATGGCATTGCCAATGCCTGCAACGACATCAATCAGCTACCACCGGTAGATTTAGTGATTATTGCCAGTCCTGCAGCCTCGCATTTAGCGCTTATCGAGCATTTTAAGCACACTGCTATCATCTGTGAAAAGCCACTGATGGGCTTAAACGCAGCAGAGCCCTTATCCAGCTGGCCGCAAAATCTATGGGTGAACTATGCCTTTAATTACTTGGAAAGCGCCCAGCTTATCAATAATTTGTTAGAGCCAGATCAACCAGTGCAAGCTCGCTTAAGCTCACAGGTAAACTTGCCGCTTAATTTTACTTTAGAACAGTGGTTTTTAGAGACAGCTAGCCATCCCTTATCTTGGTTATTACATAAACTCGGTGAACCAAAGCAGCTCTCTGCTGAAAAACGCCAAGGGCAGCAAGATAATCAACACTTAAGCTTAAAACTGGCTTGCAAGCAGCATCAGATTGACGTGGATTTTAGTTTAGGAGGTTCTCCCGGCATCTTTCATCAAATAAGCTTAACGCAAGGCAACAATAGCATGGTCTTGCAGGGTGAATATGTACCCGGTCATGCCTGGCGTTTTGCGCCGGTATTACTTAATGGCGTAGCGCAAAACCAAGGGGAATATCACCCGCAAGATTGCTGGTTACAAGCCAATCATCGTTCTACTTCCGCCATCATAGAGCATCTACGAGGTCACATAAGCAAACAGGCATTGTTAGCCGCTGGCGGATTTAGCCCCCATAAAGCGCTTTGGTTAGAACAAAGCCTACTGGGCGAGTAGCCACACAAAGATAGCGGTTGTTTCTTAAGCTTAAGCGCGGGAAAATAGCAGCAACTTTCATTATTTGAGCAAAGCGTGAAAAATGAAACTCGATAGTAAAGACAAGTTAATACTCGATTTGCTGCAACGAGACGTAAGCATCCCGCTCAACGACATCGCCGAACGGGTGGGTTTATCGGCAACCCCTTGCTGGCGTCGAGTGCAAAAACTGGAACAAGCGGGCTTTATTCGCCACAAGGTCGCTTTGCTCGATAGAGCTAAACTCAATTTAGGGGTAACGGTGTTTGTTAGTGTGCGCACCTCGCAGCACGACCAACAATGGTTAGATCAATTTAAGCAAGCCATTCAAGACATCCCAGAGATCATAGAAGCTCACCGTATGAGTGGCAGTATCGACTACTTATTACAGGTGGTGGTGCCTAGCATTGACGACTACGACAAAGTATATAAACAACTGATTGAACGCTTGGCATTTACCGACGTAAGCTCTGCTTTTTCTATGGAAGTCATGAAATCGACAACCTCGCTGCCAACCCACTATTTAAACTAAGCAACCTTTAATGACTAACAATTTAGCAAGCTTTTCCAGCCGAGTGGTTACTTGGTATCACCAAGCTGGGCGTAAACACCTGCCTTGGCAACTAGACAAAACTCCGTATAAAGTTTGGCTGTCGGAAATCATGCTGCAACAAACTCAAGTGGCTACGGTTATTCCTTACTTTGAGCGCTTTATGCAACGCTTTCCCAAAGTGACTGACTTAGCAAATGCCGATACCGATGAAGTACTGCACCTTTGGACAGGCCTTGGCTATTACGCACGAGCCCGCAATTTGCACAAAGCCGCTAAAGTGATTGCCGAACAATATGATGGCCAGTTGCCCGAGGAAATCGAGCAAGTTATTGCCCTACCCGGCATAGGTCGCTCAACCGCTGGCGCCGTGTTGTCTTTATCCCTAGGGCAATGCCACGCCATTCTCGATGGCAACGTAAAGCGGGTACTCGCTCGCCACCAAGCGATAGCAGGTTGGCCAGGCAAAAAGCCGGTGGAAAACCAATTGTGGGAACTGGCCGAGGCCAACACGCCTAAACAGCAAACCACCGAGTACAACCAAGCAATGATGGATTTAGGCGCCATGGTCTGCACTCGCAGCAAACCTCGTTGTGAGGTTTGCCCAGTGGCCGAAGACTGCCAAGCGCTTAAGTTTCAACGTCAAGGCGACTTCCCCGGCAAAAAGCCTAAAAAGGTATTGCCAGAAAAGCCAACTCAAATGCTGATTTTGCATTGGCAGCAGGAATTTTTACTCTATCAGCGCCCCATGCAAGGGCTTTGGGGAGGGCTATATTGCTTTCCGGAAATCAGCCCTGAAGACAGTATTAGTAAATGGCTAAACCAGCAGCAAATGAGCGCTGATGCGATTTATGAGCTCACGCCACTGCGCCATACCTTTAGCCACTACCATCTAGACATTCAACCTTCACTGATAGAACTGAGTGAAGCACCTAACTTACAAGTCATGGCAGACAATCAACAACTTTGGTATAACATGCAACAAGCGCCCAAGGTTGGCTTAGCAGCCGTAACCGAAAAGCTACTAAAAATAGCACAACAAGCACTTTAATTTAGCCTCAGCCCTCGCATGAATCTGAGCAAGTAAAAAGGATCTACTATGGCTAGAACAGTATTTTGCCAACGTTTAAAGAAAGAAGCCGAAGGCTTAGATTTTCAACTGATTCCTGGTGATGTGGGCAAGCGTGTTTTTGATAACATCAGTAAAGAAGCCTGGACCGAATGGCAGAAAAAACAAACCATGTTCATCAATGAGAAAAAACTTAACTTGATGAATCAAGATGACCGCGAGCTACTGCAAGCAGAGATGGTTAAGTACCTGTTTGAAGATGGTGAAGTGGACATTGAAGGTTACACCCCGCCAAGCCAATAAACACCGTGGCTAAACGCAAAAAACAGAGCACCGGCTCTGTTTTTTTGCTTTCTATAATCAAAGATTAGCGATTAGGCGGCACTTGAAAGTATGCATTTTCAGTACCTTGGTAAGTACTTAAATCCACCTCTTTCCCTTGGTAGCTCAGCGCTACTTGCGACGGATCACTGACCGTTACCGCAAATGGAGCCTGCCCTTGCCATTGCTGATAAGCGCCAGCCTCAAGAGTTTGGTTAACTAAAGTGCGCTGCTGGCTATCAACAATACGCAGCTTAATCTCACCATTCACTCTTACACTAATAGTCGCCGGACGATAATAATGGCGCGGATAGTCATGCGGATACCAATAGTCCCAAGGATCATCTAACCAATAGATTGGCGGCGGCAATACAATAATGGGTGGCAATATCTCTTCTGGCGGGATCACTTCTTCAGGTGGTGGTGCTATAGGTAGTTCAACCTCTGGCTGGTCAAACTCGGGTAATACTTCAGCAATCGGAGGCTCAGGCTCTAACTCAGGCAATTGTTCTGGCTCTGGAAAGTCAGGCTCGGGCTCAGGGAAATCTGGCTCAGGAAAGTCCATATCCATGTCCATATCAAACTCATCTTCGGCAATTACCGCTGTTGGCATTTGGCCAGCTATAACGAGTAAGATCATAGCAAGGTAGAGCTGTTTCAACATAAGCGCCTCAAACTTTGGTGTACGCATTATTAGCCTAGCCATTCAAGCTAGTAAAAGCCACTACCACCTTTTGCTAGTTAGCCTCTTTGAGCCTTTCTGGTAAGCTTAATTCTCATTCGATGAAGGACTGATACTGTGGCTTGGCAAATTTTAAGTATTGTTGCACCGCTAATTATTATTGTTGTATTGGGCCTGATTTATGGCCGTAAACATCGCCCCGATATTAGCGCGGCAAATCGAATGAATATGGAGATATTCTGCCCAGCCTTAATTTTCTCGGTGCTGGCAAATACCCAATTAGAGCTGGCTGATTATAGCGAGCTGCTGCTAGCCTCTATTTGGGTAGTGCTGGGCTCGGGCTTGGTATTACTGCCGCTAATTAAGCCCTTAGGCCTAAAAGCACGTACCTTCTTGCCACCGATGATGTTCAACAACGCTGGTAACTTAGGGCTACCGCTGATTATTCTAGCCTTTGGCGAAGCCGCCATGCCCATCGCGGTCATTCTGTTTGTGGTTGAAATGGTCTTACACTTTTCGGTAGGGCTATATTTTATTGATACCAAAGCAAAGCTGCTTTCCACTTTGCGTATTCCGGTGATTGTTGCTGCCATTGCCGGCATAGCATGGAGTGCCTTAGAACTCTCGCTACCAAAAGTCATTGCTACGCCGGTAGAAATGCTCGGGCAAATATCGGTTCCTCTAATGCTGTTTACCTTAGGCGTGAGATTAATTGATGTAGATTTAAAAGACTGGCGTATCGGTATGATTGGCGCTATCGCCTGCCCTCTAAGTGGCTTATTGTGTGCCTTTATAGCCATAGCTGTTTTGCCGCTCAACAGCTTACAGCAATCCTGTTTAATTTTGTTTGCTGCTTTACCGCCCGCTGTACTCAACTTTATTATCGCCGAACAATATCAAATCGAACCACAACGAGTAGCCTCCATCGTTATGCTGGGAAATATCGCCAGTTTAGTGTTTATACCTTTAGCCTTACTTTGGGTACTTTAACAGCGCCTCACCATAAATAAAAAAACCAAGCGAGTCGCTTGGTTTTTTGCCAATAATTCTAGCTTAACGGTTTTCTAAGCGGCTGTAATCCAATACACCAGATTCCAGCGGCTCTGCTTGAAGATAAGCTTGATGGAGGCGGTCGCTAAATGGCCAGAAGTCATTATTGGTTCTGCGAATGCCATAGCGCTTCATGAATGCCTGGTAACCCTGCTCGTTATGCACTTGCACTAAGCTTTGTTGTAGCTGCTTTAACTCGGATTTTTCTACCTGCCAAAATGCACCAGGATATGCGCCAACTAAGCCCGGCAATACTGATATAGTGTCTTGATCTGGCAAACGGTTATTATTTTCCAAGAACAAGCTAGAAATGTTGGTATGAGCGTTATGCCTCAATAGCGTGTAATACTCAGGCTCAACTTGCTCTACATCGTCGACCTGAATAAACACCACTTGCGGTAACAGCTTAATAGCCCCGCCGCGCCAAGCACCAACTTGAATCGCAAAATCACTAACTTCTCGAGAATAATGCGGCCAGGTAATGTGATGTTTCTGGCTTAAAACTGGCGCAAGTTTCTGGCCAATCATATCAAATAGTTGTTGTTTGTAAGGCGCATCTTCGCTGTACTCAACGGCGCTTTTAAAGAAGGCCTCTTGCGGGCGAGACTCAACAAAGTCGATAATGTTTTTATCTGCTCCAACATACCAGCTTCGCAGCTCGTCATACCTTACGTCGGCAGGTAAGAACGAAGCAAAACTGCCCTCACCTTCAATACGCAAAAAGTCCATGTATAAACGGGTTACTAATTGGTGTCCTAAGTTACCGTAAGGGTCAAAGCCTGCCACCAATAGATAATGAATACGTTCAAACAAGGAGTAATCAATTACCCAAGCCGTTTTTGGTTGCCGACCTACGGTGCCTTTAACTACGCTGGCACTGTCAAAGTGGCGGAATATGGTAAGTGCGGCATTTGGGTTTTCACCATCACCATCCCACAATAAATCAAGATTAAGCAAGGTACTGTCTTGGTTGAGCCACTCATTGGCTTGCTCAATGCTCGCATTCATGTATTTGCGGTGGCGTTTAGAATAGTTAAGCCAAGCACTAATAGGCAGCACATTGCTTTGCTCAACCGAAGGCATTCTTAAATGATCACTTTGCTCAACCAAGAACTCAGCTTGTTCTTGTTCGTAGCGATTATCTGGGTTGGCGAAATAGACCCAGAAGTGGTCTTGAATAACATTTAAGGCCACTTGCCCACGACAAACAGGCCCTTTCATAAAGCCCATAATAAAGGTTTCGGCGTCATCGAGCATAAAGCGATAACGGCCGTTCACAGTAAGATCTTGGAAGGCCACAAATGGATTACCCGCCACTTTAGGCTCATAACTCGGTAAGCTATCTACTTGGGTATCTTCACCTAAAAACCACTCTATCCAGCGCTGCTGGCGAGCCTTATCTAAGCGGTATGGGATATGGGTCTTCACCACAATGGTTTCGCGCTCAGGCGCTAAGCGGTAGTAAACTCGGCTTACATCTGGGTCATCGTAAGGGCGTCGGGTCGCTATTTCATCAATGGGATTGCCCGGCGCGGTACGCGAGCGTACTAGCTTGAAAAAGGCTGGGCGAGTATTGGGGTCATCATCAAAGTACAGATGAGTAATAAACAAATGCTCGTAAATATAACGCGCCATTAGTTGCTCTTTGAGCGAATCGCCGTTTAAAAAACCCTCCCAATAAGCAACTTGCTCACCAAGTTGATTATGCGCACTTAAGTCATCGGCCATCGGGGCGCCGCTGGCTAGCCAAGCAGTCAGCGTATCGAACTCAACATCGCTTATAGCGGGTAAACCATAAGGCATGCCCCACTCAGGGTGAGAAGCTTGTACTTTAGCGTAGCCTTCAATGCCCACACATTGCTGAGCCCTATCTAAGGCAAAATCGAATGCCTCGGGATCTAAAATCTCATTGCCAGGGTCAACATAATCGCGCTTTTGCTTTAGCGCTTGATACATAACGCCTGCTTCTAAGTTTGCCTCTTCGCTTTGAATACGCTCATTTAATACTGGGTTAAAACCTTTTTGCCGCCACATTTGTGTCGATTTTGCATCGGTATATAAACGGGTGGTAGGTGCGGCGGTAAGGCGGCTGGCGTTATAAACTCGGTCGGTGGTAATACCGCGGTCAATACCCGCTGCTGAGGTTAGCTTAAGTTGGCAAGGTGCGTCGTAGCAGGCGTGACACATTACGCAGCGCTGGTCCAAAATTGGCTTAACGTCTGCCAAAAATTCAGCCGCAGGAGGGTGGTTTTCGGAATAAATACGCGTTTGTACTTCCGCTTCACCAAAGCGCTGATCAAACTGATTAACTATCACGCTGGAACAGCCTACAACAAACAGCAGCCCCCAAAACACACTAAAACGTCGAAACATAACTCTTCCCTGATACAGCCTTATTACTAGGCTCTTAACAATAGCCTAAGTATATAACAACTAAGCCACTTAGCGCGCTTCATGATTAAGCATAAGATAAAACTAAATAAAAAATATCACGGCAATTATTAACAGCTATCGCGCTAAAAAAAGCGCTCTCCCGTTCTACATTTCAAGCATTGTTCTGAGCAAGACCAGCCCAAATAACAGCTATATGAAGCGCCAAAACAAACAGCCTTTCTCAAGTTTTTTTAATTTTGCATAAATAAAATACAAAAAATCACTTGCAAACTAAATGATAATGATTATCATTTAGATATAGAAACAAACGAGGACTTAACAATGATTAAAACATTAACTTTTGCCAGCATGCATTTTACCATCGCTTTTTTGGTAACTTGGTTATTAACTGGCGACATGATGATTGGCGGCTTGGTAGCGATTGTAGAACCTGCTGTAAATAGCATCGCTTATTTTTTCCACGAAAAAGCCTGGATAAGATGGGGCTTCAACCGCCCCCAGCAAGCTTAAGGGGCAAACATGTTAGACCAACAACGCGTTCTGCATATGGACATTAATATTTTGGTAAGCATTGTAAATATGCAAATAAGAAATGAGTTTGCTAGTTTTACTGAACTTTGTAAGTTTTATGAGCTGAATCAGAAACAATTAAGCCAGCGCTTAAACCAGGCGGGTTATCAACTACAAGAGCCACAACAGCAGTTCGTTGCTGCATAAGTCACACTGCTTTACTGCCTGTTTTTAAGGCTAAGACTATTCATTATTCGCATTCATCGCACTATAAGCGCGATAAGCAAATACCAGAAAGAATGCCTCGAGAACCTGCCCAAATACTCGATTGGCAAACACCCAAACTGCGGCAGCCTGGTTGTCTAATAGCCAATGATGCAAAGCCCAAACCGGTATCATAGTTATACCCGCTACAACTACCACCCCAGCTAACAATGGCCACTTATACGCTTCTGTTTGATTCCAGCTTTCGCTAATCGCTTTAAGCGGACTACTTTTGTTGAGTACGCAGTGTAAATCTGCCACCAGTAAACGGCTGGCGATAACAATTCCCGGCAATACAAAGAAACTTAAGCCCAGCATAACTAAAGCAAAACAGATCGCCACCACTGTAAACAATAGAGGCCAAATACTTAAGGAAGCCTGAAAGCAACGCGCTATGGACCAAGGCTGTTGCTGGAACTGCGCCCGCATATACAAGATGATCGCGCCCTGATAAATCGGCTGCATTAATAGGCCGATGATCACAAACATCCAGTAATTAGCGGTAGAGGGCTCACTAGGATTCTGAACGTATTGGCTTTGCAGTGCAGCAAAAGGAACAGCAAAGGGCAAAACCATTAATGCTAATTGGGTAAAATGCTGACGATAAAAACGTAAGCTATCGGCCAACCAGTCCCATAAACCAACTATTGCCATACTGCTTCCTACACTCCTTTAGAACCACCAGCCAACAAGTTTATGCTAAACAGGTACATTGATGTAATTGATTTAACGAGGCTATTTTCCAGTTTACCTCATCCATTGGCTGATGTTCTGGCTCACTGCTAGCGTCTCGTTGTAACCACACACTGCCCATCCCTGCAGCATTAGCACCTTGTGCGTCATTCACTAGGTTGTCACCCACATAACAGCATTGCTCAACGCTTAGCTTGGCCAATTTTGCAGCTTGCTGAAAAATGCTTGGTTTAGGTTTAGCTGCACCTGCTGCTTCTGCAGTAAGAACAAACTCGAAGTAGTCTAAGAGGCCAGCAGCCCGCACTTTTCGCTGTTGCATGTCTTCGGGTCCGTTAGATACCAAGGCCAAGCGCCAACCCTGCTGTTTGAGCTGATTTAAACACGCCAAGGTATCGCCATACAAAATCGTTGCAGCAATATACTGCTGCATAAAGTATTCAAAGGCCTGCTCTGCTTTCTCATCACTTAAGCTCTTGTCTTGCAGCGCTTCTCGCGCCCGCGCTTGACGCATTTCAGCAGCACTAAGCTTGCCTTGCAAAAAAGCCGGATAATGAAGCTTTAAGGCGCGCTTCCAATGGCTTAAAGCATCATTAGTTTGCTGTGGCTGGTATTTAGAGAACAAGGCTTTAGCAGCAGTTTCGGTAGCAACGCCGTCATCCACTAAAGTATCATCTAAATCAAACATCAGCATCTTGGCTTGAATTGGCTTAATCATCGGTATTCCTTTTATTTTCAGTCAGATTAGCGGTAGGAAATAAGAAGTCAACGATTGTTTACAGCAAGTTCTACTGCTGTAATCACAAAGCTTAGTGATCTAAGTGACCAGTGCTAACGTTATACTGAGACGTAACACAATTGGAAGGACTCGTAATGAAAACTCAATCAGTTGACCTACGTGATGTTACCGTTCTTTTTTATCCAACGGATAACCCTTATCACTTGCAATCAATGCTGCTCAAAGACCAAGTGATTAACAACCAAGGCAGAGTGGTAATTGCCAGTAAACACAAGCAAGGGAAAATTATTGTTGCGGTAATAGCAGGCCAAGTGGAATTGCTTAACCTGCTGGGCGATAGGTTTAACGTAAGTCCGCTTTCAGTAGCTTAAGGCTTGGCCGCTGCGGTATCGTTTGTAGAAGCCGCCTCATCTAGCTCGGCTTCTGCACACATATAAGCTCGGCTAGAACAGAAAGGTGTGAGCGGTACACTGGGTTCTAGTGGCTGCTCTTGCTCTGCCATATGACGTTGATGCTTATTAGTGACTCTAGCCACAATGTAGTAAGCCATGCGCAGTGCCAATAACCCAAACACAACCGTTCCCAATGCTTGCCCCCCCAATACACCTAAGGGGCCAAACCACTGCCCACCTAAATAAACAAATGGGATAGTCCCTAGAGTGGCCTTACCAAAATTAAGCATGGTAGAGGTGCTTGGGTAACCAAGATTATTAAAGGCCGCATTGGCAACAAACATCGCCCCATTAAAGACAAAGCTAAAACTTATCCAAGTACAGAAGAAGCCAATCACCGTAGCGGCCTCTGCGCCAACTCCAAAGACATCTGCAATCAAGTCTTGGCCAAACAGTAAGATCAGCGACACCGTCACCACAAAGCCACCATTAAACCAAAGGGCTTTGGTTAAGGCTTCACGCACTCGAGCATAATTGTTTGCTCCAAAATTTTGGCCAACAATTGGACCAATTGCGCCGGATAAAGAGAAAATCATACCAAAAGCGACGGGCATAATTCGCCCAACTACCGCCCAACCGGCCACATAAGCATCACCAAACACCGCAATAGCTGCTGTTACATAGGCATTGCCTAAAGGCGTTGCAACATTGGTCATCATCGCGGGAGCAGCCACTTTTAAAATGGCGCGTAAATCTTGCAACCACTTGCTCCACTTAAACCCAGCAAACAGTTGATGTTTGTAAACCACCCCAGACAAAGCAACACCGGCTACCACAAAACGCGCAATTACCGAGGCAATCGCGGCGCCAGGCAAACCAAGGCCCAAGGCAAAAATGAATATTGGGTCGAGTATCGCGTTAACGCCGCCACCAGCCAAGGTAGACCACATCGCCCGCTTTGCATCTCCCACAGAGCGCAGCGCTGCACCACCACTCATGGCCAAGCCAAGAACAGGCAGAGAGGGCAGCAAAATTCTTAAGTATTCAACGGCAAGTTCATGGGTTCTGGCCTTCGCACCAATCAAGCTCAATAGTTCTGGGGCAAAATACCAAGCCAAAGCAGCAAAAGCGGCGCTGATTAAAAAGCCGGTAAACAAAATATTGGTGACTAACTGCTTGGCGCGTGCTTTGTCTTGCTGGCCAATGGCTTTAGAAACCAAAGCGGTCATGGCAATAGACAAACCGATAGAAATTGAAGTGGTAAAAAATGCGATGGTTCCGGCGTAGCCCACTGCTGCGGCAAGCTCGGCTTCACCCAACAAGCTAATAAAAAACAGATCTGCCAAATCAACCAAAAATAAAGCAGTTAAGCCAATGGCGTTAGTAGAGGACATCACTACGATATGGCGAAAAATGTCACCAGAAACGAACTTTGCCTTTGGCATAGAAATTCTCGAAACAACAGGGTAATTTCTAGTGTAGGCGCTAATCAAAACGAAGTCATTGGAGAAATAGCCCCTTAATTTAAGGGGCTATTTTTTGGCAGCGAACTTAAGCGAGGCTAGTCCGTAACTCTTTAGTCG
This genomic stretch from Agarivorans sp. Alg241-V36 harbors:
- the trmB gene encoding tRNA (guanosine(46)-N7)-methyltransferase TrmB; this encodes MSEQDQNQAPEASQEQVEDKRLRKIRSFVKREGRLTKRQEKALTEFWPQMGLDHQANNYSLAEVFGREAKTVLEIGFGMGASLVEMATAAPETNFIGIEVHRPGVGACMADAVEAGITNLRVFEHDAVEILNDSIPDGSLDTVQLFFPDPWHKARHHKRRIVQLEFVEVLRKKLKIGGVFHMATDWENYAEHMLEVMQAAPGYSNTSETNDYVPRPEWRPLTKFENRGHRLGHGVWDLIFARES
- a CDS encoding DUF1272 domain-containing protein, with product MSTFGLDCEESVLANVCPNYSGSYYSRPIRPEVDWLNGNSLSHYPAGK
- a CDS encoding type II secretion system protein, whose translation is MSKRAGFTLIELVLVIVILAVLSVVALPKFISLRLDSKAATLEAVGGAMREGLHLVYSEAALQNQISGNGEIDYLGVQLPVYQGYPAVDGGNSFQQLNQQVQAWLDIDSVALPTIIANNDAAPFFVDKSTALNRIYIFFSDDLADKSVSFNCHVLYTNQENGNGPSVTVKTTDC
- a CDS encoding cupin domain-containing protein is translated as MASKPKSRLYNDQEFHDGDAPLYSGDGYSFKQAQAMATVVYQPAHLNPQAPAGMAGQGRLDGTWIYSEEPDKAEGILASGIELVMDSSLEANGSIGLHEHSHTEELYYLLSGELIITVIEGEQQQTQQLKVGDSHCIHPGQSHFVQAGSTGARFIVVAATVNN
- a CDS encoding Gfo/Idh/MocA family protein, with the translated sequence MPSNNTPTAINSAAIIGCNWGLVHLNALQQSQVELKALLDLDINKAQHLAKQHGIANACNDINQLPPVDLVIIASPAASHLALIEHFKHTAIICEKPLMGLNAAEPLSSWPQNLWVNYAFNYLESAQLINNLLEPDQPVQARLSSQVNLPLNFTLEQWFLETASHPLSWLLHKLGEPKQLSAEKRQGQQDNQHLSLKLACKQHQIDVDFSLGGSPGIFHQISLTQGNNSMVLQGEYVPGHAWRFAPVLLNGVAQNQGEYHPQDCWLQANHRSTSAIIEHLRGHISKQALLAAGGFSPHKALWLEQSLLGE
- a CDS encoding Lrp/AsnC family transcriptional regulator encodes the protein MKLDSKDKLILDLLQRDVSIPLNDIAERVGLSATPCWRRVQKLEQAGFIRHKVALLDRAKLNLGVTVFVSVRTSQHDQQWLDQFKQAIQDIPEIIEAHRMSGSIDYLLQVVVPSIDDYDKVYKQLIERLAFTDVSSAFSMEVMKSTTSLPTHYLN
- the mutY gene encoding A/G-specific adenine glycosylase, whose protein sequence is MTNNLASFSSRVVTWYHQAGRKHLPWQLDKTPYKVWLSEIMLQQTQVATVIPYFERFMQRFPKVTDLANADTDEVLHLWTGLGYYARARNLHKAAKVIAEQYDGQLPEEIEQVIALPGIGRSTAGAVLSLSLGQCHAILDGNVKRVLARHQAIAGWPGKKPVENQLWELAEANTPKQQTTEYNQAMMDLGAMVCTRSKPRCEVCPVAEDCQALKFQRQGDFPGKKPKKVLPEKPTQMLILHWQQEFLLYQRPMQGLWGGLYCFPEISPEDSISKWLNQQQMSADAIYELTPLRHTFSHYHLDIQPSLIELSEAPNLQVMADNQQLWYNMQQAPKVGLAAVTEKLLKIAQQAL
- a CDS encoding oxidative damage protection protein; its protein translation is MARTVFCQRLKKEAEGLDFQLIPGDVGKRVFDNISKEAWTEWQKKQTMFINEKKLNLMNQDDRELLQAEMVKYLFEDGEVDIEGYTPPSQ